In Tripterygium wilfordii isolate XIE 37 chromosome 15, ASM1340144v1, whole genome shotgun sequence, one DNA window encodes the following:
- the LOC120017320 gene encoding uncharacterized protein LOC120017320, protein MLTTNQLLPSRAHHVMRSKRYNSVLVDATLSLPLRAIYIARLFPFSAFATNSWLCLSALCASWAVGSAVIYGGRKAPKVDLKYLQAVNSDQKCIDLWPSSCVLWTWRIVKERTAMEHWPSPISRYSYNDPAYERIDRHT, encoded by the exons ATGCTCACCACAAACCAACTCCTTCCATCACGTGCCCATCACGTGATGCGAAGTAAGCGTTACAATTCTGTTCTGGTAGAcgccactctctctctccctctccgaGCTATCTATATAGCAAGGTTGTTCCCCTTCTCTGCCTTTGCAACAAATTCTTGGCTTTGCCTCTCAGCCCTGTGTGCGAGCTGGGCCGTTGGATCAGCAGTGATCTACGGTG GCAGGAAGGCACCAAAAGTAGATCTCAAGTATCTTCAGGCTGTTAATTCTGATCAGAAATGCATTGATTTGTGGCCTTCTTCCTGTGTTCTTTGGACGTGGCGAATTGTAAAAGAGAGGACGGCGATGGAGCATTGGCCATCCCCTATTTCAAG GTACTCTTACAACGACCCAGCTTATGAAAGAATTGACAGACATACTTGA